ATCAGCCTGAAGGTAGAGAAGTAAATGGTCTGGATTAAAACATGAAGGTTATGCGCAAAATGGCAAAGTATCATTGGTAATGAGTTTATCAGCATAGAATGTATTTTTACCTCATCACTGGGATAAATAAATGTCGATGGTCTTAAGTTATGATAATCTTTCAAGCAATCTAATGGCTTGAACCCTAAAAGGCGAAGATGGTGACTTGAAACCCTCTTCACATCAGACAGTTCGCGAACAGAAAATTTAACTACTTTGCTGCAAAAACATGAAGACGTAGAGTGTTTAAGATCACAAAGGCAAAAATCGaactgaaacaaaaaaaaaatgttgAATATGTGGCGATTGACGAAGCAATCAGGAAGAAGATACTGGGAGTAAGTCAAACAAAACcagaaataaaaataaataaatgggTACATGACACCTCCAGTGTCATATGTGTTTCTTGGCAGTGTCATAAGTGTACTTACTCATTGTATAGCTGGAAGCGCTTTTGGGGATCCTGAAGAAGGGCCCCAGTGTCATTGCATATGAAAGACCTTTCAGCCTGTATAACAATATCTTTTATGTGTTAAAAAATGTAAGCACAAAGCAACTGCAAGAGAAGAGCTTTCCCAATAAAATAAAGCTAATAACAATGTGAACTCTTGTTTTTGACAAGATAAGATATGCAACAATTAGTTATGCGGGTACACTCTGGGGCAGATCCAGAAAAAAGAAGGCCCAATGATTGTGTACACACGCTTACACAACTAGTAGAAAACCAAATGGTAACGTGAGGAAACAAGCCATCTCATATACAAATTTCTGTTGTTTTAACCCTTGAAAAAGCACTTGGAGTTGTCTTTATGTAGTTTTTATTTAACTGATAAGATTATGTGTGTAATTGTTGTATTGCAAGATAATAAGCCATGATCAAAACGCTGGCAACCTTTTCATTTGCActtatgaactaattatcatgcacATCTCCTATTCCGCCCTTCTGTTCAGAAGTACTGGTTTATGGTTCTTTAGTTTAGCTCATTTGCCATCAAATTCACttcaagttcaagaactcaagGTCTGCGTGGACATAAAAAAATATAGCACTATATCAAATCAAATGATGTCATGTAGCCATCAGATCCTTCAATCATGCATCTGACCAATTCACTGCTCATTCCACTCATTACATTAAATCATATTTCAAGATCCCATCAGTGTCGCTTGCCCAGGGCAGCAACAGGGCTGCACATTAAGAAAGGAATAGAACAGACACGAGTTAGTTTGGTAACTACTTGGATATGGCTAGTGTCCCTTAATGATATGACTAGTAGTAGTTATAGCAGGATAGGTGCATCGGACGTACATGTACAAGGAAACCTGTTATATTAGGAAAGGTCTTAGGTCTCATTTATCCTTCGTAAGTCTTAAATTTGAACTGAGATCCAACTTGTAGATCAAGTTAGTTATCCTACACAAAGAACTAGCTTGTAATTGTTCAAGGCAGTCAAACCATAACTAAAGTTCAAATAGTCCTTAGAGCCTCTCTTCCACATCAAGGACAAGCCCTGCTGCTGGACTGAAGAGGGCCAGTGCCCTATCCCTGGCCTTCAGACCATTACCCTACACAATATATCTGATTGTGGACCAAGGTCAACACCCCAAAACCAAACTATGTGTTTCCATCTCCAGGTAGGTGTTCCTCTCATGGTAATTATTGACTGTCCGTAATCTGGGTCTAGAAAAATCAGTTAACACAATGTCATCATAAAGAACGCTGCATTATCAACGATGAAAACATTCTCACTTCCTGGTGAAACAAACCAAATATCCTTAGAGTTTAGAACAGGAAAATAAAATGCTTAGACGTTATTCAACATTATCCAAGCGGTGGTACTCAGCAGAATGATATGTATAGTTGTGAGATAGGACATGATTATGGTGAGGTCGTCACAACTTTTTTGATGATAGCATAACAATCTTTGATGGTGCATGGGTGAAATACAAATATAAAAGCAACAAACAGATTGTTTTTTCATGAGCATAACTTCACCTTTAATGGAAGGTTACTGATTGAGTCAAGCCATGTAACCGTTCCTACAAAGAGAATTAACAAGTTTATGCTTAAGTTGCAACAACAATTTGTAAAGAAGCATAGAACAGACAGATAGTCAGAGCATGCCTGGAACAGTTGGACGGATTAGCGCATATGTGTTCACCTCTATGCAAACATCATCTGTAATTGCAAATGAAAGAGTTTTGACTTTGCGCTTCTTCATCATTCGCTTTCTCAGTTGATTAGTCATGTCCTCCAGCCTTCAAAGAAACAATACTAGAATGAGATTAAGAGTAGGTAGGTCTAAACTATAACATTTATCTAAGAGATGCTAAGGTGTAGCTGGAGCCTCCAAAACCTTCATAGTGTTTGGAGTCTGTCCATAAGAGTTAGTATTCTGGTTACATATTACAGTTTTACTAGTTAGAGACAGGTTTCAGTCCATGTCCTAGGGCAGCTATATCCTAGTCTGTATGGTGTCCTTTATCTAGGGTGTGTGTAACCATACTTGAATGAAGCAACAATCCAAATCAGGAATAGTTCACAGCCTTGCTCCACAGCTGGGGAGATGCCATGCCGTGCACACGAGGGTGAACTACGCTTTCACTCAAAACGTTAGAGCACACAGCGAACCCAGCTCGTCACACACGAGCCTATGCCTTACCAGCCCAGGTCCACCAGAGCCTGCAACCAAATAAGGCCTCAGGCCTAACTCAACCCAAAAGACTAGCCTGATGGGTAAGGTTTGCCCCACCTTATAAGTTGGGTCCCCCCACATTAATATTCCGATGTGGGACTAAACCTAACATTCTCCCCCGTCACACATCAGGCTGAATGGGCTCACCTGTCATGCAACTGTTACCGGGTTTTTTTCAACCATGGGCCCTGATGCCAAGTACTTCCTGGCGACATGTTGCCCTCCAGTTACTAGGAGATGAgttccgaggctctgataccacttgttaaagTGCACAGCGGTTTGGCCCAGCTCGTCACACCAAGCCTATGCCTTACCAGCCCAGGTCCACGGAGCCCACAACCAAATAAGGCCTTTGGCGTTCGGCCTAACTCAGCCCAAAAAACTAGCCTGATGTGAGGTTTGCCCCACACCTTATAAGTTGGGGTTCCCCCACATTAATTTTCCGACCTGGGACCAGACCTAACGCAAACCACAATTCTCGCCTACACCTACATCCACCTCTTCCCTACACCCAAACACATACAGCAAGATTAGTACACAAGAAGTACCCCTTAGGTTAGTTAACCTAAATACCGTACCAAATATCAAAAGAACTTTATGGAATATATTTCTACAGCTCAAACAAAGATAACAAGTGAACTAACTTTGATTAGTTTAGTCCTCCTATATATATAAATCATGTGGAGGACTCCGCACAGCGGACAAATTTCATGGAGGGCATTAACAAGTCTACATAGTCACAAGACACAAGACACGACAGATTGTATAATTGCTTGCCCGCTCTGGTTCTGTCACACGGATTATCTCCATTCACCACAGTTGCAATCTAACACTCAAGCATCAATATTTGCTTCTACTTTTCTTTGTACAAGGTAATGAGAAGAATAAAATGATATGGAGTAAAACTCAAGCATCAATATTTGCAATCTAACACGGAATATTTTCATTCTCCATTCACATTTGTATGAACAAGACAAAACAAACAATCAACAAGTAAAACTCATGCTCAAAGAAAGAACAATACTTTTCACCAGCAGATGGCACATACTGCACTATCTCATCTCCCTCCAGACCAATCAAATCCTGCCAGTGGAAGTTGCTTAGCAGTTAACACTGAtacgggaggggaggggagggggtgCGAGCACTTACTGCATAAAACAGGGACATGTTGAAGTCCTCATCGGGCCTACTCAATGGAAGAAGTTCAATAGACAGGCCAAGATCTTGTGCATCCTGATCGTAGACAGGTAATCATACAGCAAAAAGATAGATCATTAGAGAACACCATATACATTGCAAATGTGCGCTGAATAGAATAGATGTTTGTGTCATAGACAAACTTTTGCCCGTTGAATTGTTGTCCTAATCATATCAGTCTTTACTGCTCCTGTAATACCACCAAAAGGATCATCCTCATTGGTGAATATGAGAATTCTCTTACTCACAGTCTTCACAGATCTGACAAATTTCATACGAATAAAGTGGAATCACTGAACTTGAATCATATAGGTGTTAACCATTACATTAAATGATGATTAGATCACATACAGAATGATGCATTCGTTTACATGTACATAAATGCATCAACATTCAGCAGAAAACTGTTAAAGCACCTAAAATATGTTGCATTCACTTACAAGTATAACATGCAAAATTATCAAGCTAACACAAACAAGATCATTGAGCATAACATACAGAAACTGTAGCTTTACTGCAGTACTGTAACGAAAGGTACAGATAATACTTGTTACGTATGCAGGCTACACGGCTACAAAAAATGTTTAAGGCTACTGAAATGTGTAATCAATATAAATTATAACATCTAAGAGACGGAGAAAAGTGGAGTTACCCTTTGCGCAGCAGTGCCTGTGCAACCCAAAGAGCATTGTACAGGGTGTTCTCTCGAGATCCAGAGGTTATTCCATATCGACTACCAATATTACTCATAAAAGAATCTAGGATGAGCAAAAAACACTATTTAGAACCATGTAGTGAAAACAGAAGTGCTGAGTTTTTTCGTACACAGGTATCCCACTCCAATCTTATCCATCTGGCCATTTGTTCATTCCAAAGCAAAATGAAATAATATCATGCCTAGTATGTTGATGTACTATTACAAATGATATTTCAAAAACAATTTTCTAGGAACACGAATATGAGCCTTAAAGTTACTAATGACTAAGAGAATACAGAAGATAAAATGAAACTAAGATGAGATGCAAAATGCCAGAATCAAATGAGATAATACAGTGTCTGAGTTTCAGTCTTGTAGCATGATTTTTATGCAGATGCAATGTGACATCAGGCAGCATCCAACTGTACAGTTTTAAATTATGGGTACATACAAATCCAGCATATGAAAGTAGCATAGAATGTTTATCCCTCGAACTTTGACCAGCTGTTTCAAAAGGAGCAATTTGTGTAGCAGCATTACCTTCTATACAAGAAAACTCTTTAATCAGTCTTGCATCAGGCCTATCAAGTGGTTCTCTTTCTGTGACATTGTAAACATATACACCAGCCAGTTCCTgtagatttttcttttctttctgcaatagttatgtgatagctatatcaAAAGAGTGTGCATACATATATAATATTAGTGTATCAGTTCCACTTCCTAAGTGTTCGAGCACTTCATAAGGAACAGCATAAATAATCTAATCAGGTAGCGCCGCTTATTTCTTCAGAAACAGTAATCTAGACTATATGGTGAAAAACAAAAAGTTAAGGTCAATTTTTCACAGCTAACCGCTATAACAGACAAAAGAACGAgttagattaaaatgtcattcttTCAAGTTTCAACGTCTGGCACTGGCAGCTCTGATCCTTTTGTTCGATGTTGAATGAAGTGAACTTCAGTCTTCAAAGACATAATTTAAATCTTCTCAGTGTTGATTCATCAGCCTTCATAACAGTACATGTATCAAGTACAAACTAGGAAGCTATGTTGTCACAGTGAGCAATACTGGCAAAATTAACATCTCAACTAACTGTTTGAAACTTAAATAGCTTGCCTTTGCATGGTCCGAGCAATTACTTGTGGTAAAATCATAGCATGTGGGGTACCAAATAAAGTAGCTAACCAATCAAGCATCGAGTTAAAGGTTACAACACTTACGGTGTTGAAGAAACATATTGCAACTTCATCACGGGAACTTCCAATGATCTGTGTCTTCAGAGACTGTGTGATGCAGTTCACTATGGTCCGAAAATGTGTCTCCTGTTTTTCATCTTCCTGCAGGAGACAACAAGAACAGAATGTTTCATTACCTAGTAAATGAATATGACCACGGACCTTCGCAGGCTAAATATCGCCAAATACTAACTGTAATTAGTCACAAAGCAAACACTGCAGAACACTAAGGTTAGCCACCTACTTTACTAGAAACTTGTGAACAAAATAACGCCTTAATTACAGAATAAAAAATGTTGTCAATCTGTCAAATTAGGCGCGTATAAAAATGAGCTGGTTGTGCCTTACCTGGGAGGCAGTCGCAGGCGTAAACATCTTGGGCGAGGCGTCAATGAGGTATACGACCAtctccttgttggcctctctctcCTGCATCCAAATCCAGCAGACGGTAGCATCAGCACACGGGTTCAAATCGCATCAATCGAACCCAAAATGGAAAGGGGAAAAGGAGGGGGAGAGGGAGCAGGGAGCGGACATGGAGGTTGTCGTCatcctcgtcgctgtcgtcgcGGAATATGCCCTCGGGATCAAGGTCCATGGCAGCGGCCGAAGCTAGGCAGACGGGCGAGGACGGAGGCGCTCGAGGAACCTTCCCGTAGCTTCTAGAATCGTCCGAGCCTCCTAGGGTTTATGGCGCTTGAGGAAAGCTTCAGGTGAGAGTGGACTCGGTAGTCAGAAGGGAGGGAGACCTCGTGTATGGTGGGCTTGGCCTGCCAGTATCCATGGGCTTTTCTGGGCTGACACGCATTGCCAAAAATGGCGCCATAATATTTCACCAAATTCGAATGCAATGTCCATCCTTGTGGCGCCGGCCCCTGAATTGGCAAAAATCTGCTCTTATCCCGCCCTGGCAGGATTACTGTGTGCACGTCTGGCGGGCGGCGGCCACAGATTCGTAGATTCAGGAATTCATTGTGGCTATCCACGAAGAACCAAAAAGTTTCCCGCCTGCCCTC
This region of Lolium perenne isolate Kyuss_39 chromosome 2, Kyuss_2.0, whole genome shotgun sequence genomic DNA includes:
- the LOC127321886 gene encoding ATP-dependent DNA helicase 2 subunit KU70, translating into MDLDPEGIFRDDSDEDDDNLHEREANKEMVVYLIDASPKMFTPATASQEDEKQETHFRTIVNCITQSLKTQIIGSSRDEVAICFFNTKEKKNLQELAGVYVYNVTEREPLDRPDARLIKEFSCIEDSFMSNIGSRYGITSGSRENTLYNALWVAQALLRKGSVKTVSKRILIFTNEDDPFGGITGAVKTDMIRTTIQRAKDAQDLGLSIELLPLSRPDEDFNMSLFYADLIGLEGDEIVQYVPSAGEKLEDMTNQLRKRMMKKRKVKTLSFAITDDVCIEVNTYALIRPTVPGTVTWLDSISNLPLKAERSFICNDTGALLQDPQKRFQLYNDKVVKFSVRELSDVKRVSSHHLRLLGFKPLDCLKDYHNLRPSTFIYPSDEQIFGSTRVFVALHSSMLRLRRFALAFYGNPTRPQLVAIVAQEEATSSGGQDEPPGMHMIYLPYSDDVRYPEEVHLTSGDAPRATDEQIKKASNLLRRIDLKNFSVLQFANPGLQKHYGILEALALGEDEMPDIKDETLPDEEGLARSGVVKAIEEFKASVFGENYDQEEAEAAAAKAGTSKKRKAITDAASQKSATYDWADLADNGKLKDMTVMDLKSYLTAHGLPVSGKKDALISRILTHLGK